One part of the Terriglobales bacterium genome encodes these proteins:
- a CDS encoding DUF1638 domain-containing protein, translating into MKAKLIACRVLIEEMRDFIPEDIDTEIFDISQHTRPKLLKDSLQSAVDRADGKYDTILLGYGLCSNSVVGLKASHSQLVIPRMHDCIGILLGSHHAYLREMTKEPAFFLTKGYINGYITDKCGPMEEMNEVALKYGRERAERIVAEMMKHYSRLVYIRPLDPATITRDEQYAHAMADHFGMRFEERDGVHVVLTRLVSGEWNHDFVVVPPGQEVTLEQFMN; encoded by the coding sequence ATGAAGGCTAAGCTCATTGCATGTCGCGTGCTCATCGAGGAAATGCGTGACTTCATTCCCGAAGACATCGACACGGAGATCTTTGACATCAGCCAGCACACTCGACCAAAGCTGTTGAAGGATTCGCTCCAGAGTGCAGTCGATCGTGCGGACGGGAAGTACGACACCATCCTGCTGGGATACGGTCTTTGCTCCAACTCCGTCGTCGGCCTGAAGGCCAGCCATTCCCAACTGGTGATACCGCGCATGCACGACTGCATCGGTATTCTCCTCGGATCCCATCACGCGTATCTCCGGGAGATGACGAAGGAACCGGCATTCTTCCTTACGAAGGGCTACATCAACGGCTACATCACCGACAAGTGCGGGCCGATGGAGGAAATGAACGAAGTGGCCTTGAAGTACGGTCGCGAGCGCGCCGAAAGAATTGTCGCGGAGATGATGAAGCACTACTCCAGGCTGGTATATATCCGTCCGCTCGATCCTGCCACCATCACACGCGACGAGCAATATGCGCACGCCATGGCAGACCACTTCGGAATGCGCTTCGAGGAAAGAGATGGCGTCCACGTTGTACTAACCCGGCTGGTGAGCGGTGAGTGGAACCATGATTTTGTGGTTGTTCCACCCGGGCAGGAAGTGACGTTAGAGCAGTTCATGAACTGA
- a CDS encoding DUF5818 domain-containing protein → MKKSFFVLTLMFLLTAGLCFAQDASSAAQPATQQPAASQDAQQPSMSPDAQQPATDAGAQQPQTNVGQPTDADQPVFKGCVSGKENNYFLTDEKGEKFRLHSDKDINEHVGDMVEVRGTIKKEGADRAAVSTNSEREIDVADVKTVSKGCSASAK, encoded by the coding sequence ATGAAGAAAAGCTTTTTCGTACTTACACTGATGTTTCTTTTGACCGCGGGCCTCTGCTTCGCGCAGGATGCTTCCTCGGCGGCACAACCGGCAACGCAGCAGCCGGCAGCGAGCCAGGATGCTCAACAGCCCTCGATGTCTCCTGACGCCCAGCAGCCCGCGACGGATGCTGGTGCTCAGCAGCCGCAGACCAATGTTGGCCAGCCTACCGACGCCGATCAACCTGTCTTCAAGGGTTGCGTGAGCGGCAAGGAAAACAACTACTTCCTTACGGATGAGAAGGGCGAGAAGTTCCGCCTCCACAGCGACAAGGACATCAACGAGCACGTTGGTGACATGGTCGAAGTCCGTGGAACCATCAAGAAGGAAGGTGCTGATCGCGCCGCCGTCTCCACCAATTCGGAACGTGAGATCGATGTCGCTGACGTCAAGACTGTGAGCAAGGGCTGCAGCGCTTCGGCGAAGTAA
- a CDS encoding ASKHA domain-containing protein: MNTADCQVTFQPIGKRVVVKAGTTLLDAGRLAGLLLSANCGGVGICGKCRVNVKGDGLLATTETEHSFLGESAIAIGDRLACEARVASSVVVEVTAETSGFGQKLQIEGPQKEVECDSGIQAVRTHVAPPSLDDARSDFRRLCDALQRETGQSNWTALPEAARQITDTSRKQNWRLSTYIEGSEVIGVSASDRPVLGLAVDLGCTKIAAYLVDLASGKQIAADGVPNPQIPYGEDLISRLVTASKSNADAQALATAVRASIRELATELCSRSAAEIHEITSCCIVGNTAMMHLLLALPVAQLLHAPFIASTDAALELRASDLDLQFAPAARVRILPSIGGFVGADHVAMILAHGIDSSEKITLGLDIGTNTEIVVHDPRTGSLLTTSVPSGPAFEGGHVRDAMRAATGAIDKVYSSAGTIHFHVIDDTPPVGICGSGIVDLIAELWHLGYINSRGHLQARDERVRKGHHGLEFVIVDGADSGIGRDVVLAQRDITEIQLAKAAIAAGIATLLDIANLPPDSVQEVVVAGAFGSNLNLRSAIGIGLLPAFPNATYLQIGNAAGTGATMALLSRNERAHACTIADRATRIELKKHEVFNRYLARATQF, translated from the coding sequence ATGAACACCGCCGATTGCCAGGTCACGTTTCAGCCGATCGGTAAACGCGTTGTCGTAAAGGCCGGCACAACTCTCCTCGATGCTGGACGGTTGGCTGGCCTTCTGCTTTCGGCGAACTGCGGCGGTGTTGGCATCTGCGGCAAGTGCCGCGTCAACGTCAAAGGCGACGGACTCCTCGCGACCACCGAGACCGAGCACTCATTTCTGGGCGAGAGCGCCATTGCTATTGGCGATCGTCTCGCGTGTGAAGCACGCGTGGCCTCTTCGGTCGTAGTCGAGGTGACGGCGGAAACATCCGGCTTCGGACAGAAGCTTCAGATCGAAGGTCCACAAAAAGAGGTCGAATGCGACTCCGGCATTCAGGCTGTGCGGACCCACGTAGCTCCACCGTCCCTCGACGATGCCCGCTCCGATTTTCGCCGCCTTTGCGACGCATTGCAGCGTGAGACCGGACAATCGAATTGGACCGCGCTCCCGGAAGCCGCTCGGCAGATCACGGACACATCCCGCAAACAGAACTGGCGATTGAGCACCTATATAGAAGGTTCGGAAGTCATCGGCGTATCAGCTTCTGATCGTCCTGTGCTCGGCCTGGCAGTTGATCTCGGATGTACGAAGATTGCCGCGTACCTCGTCGATCTCGCCAGTGGGAAGCAAATTGCTGCTGACGGCGTCCCGAATCCGCAGATCCCGTATGGCGAAGACCTGATCTCGCGCCTGGTGACTGCGAGCAAGTCCAACGCTGACGCCCAGGCTCTTGCCACCGCGGTACGCGCATCCATCCGTGAGCTTGCAACAGAGTTGTGCTCGCGGTCGGCGGCAGAAATACACGAGATTACCTCGTGCTGCATCGTCGGAAACACTGCGATGATGCACCTGTTGCTTGCGCTCCCTGTTGCCCAACTCCTTCATGCACCATTCATCGCTTCCACCGACGCCGCCCTCGAACTCCGAGCTTCCGACTTGGATCTGCAGTTCGCCCCGGCCGCCCGGGTCCGGATATTGCCGAGCATCGGCGGGTTCGTCGGCGCCGATCACGTTGCCATGATCCTCGCCCACGGCATCGACTCCAGCGAGAAGATCACGCTTGGTCTCGACATCGGCACCAACACAGAGATCGTTGTCCATGACCCGCGTACCGGATCGTTGCTCACCACCTCCGTTCCTTCGGGCCCAGCGTTCGAAGGCGGTCACGTGAGGGACGCCATGCGCGCGGCAACCGGAGCCATCGACAAGGTCTATTCCAGCGCCGGAACGATTCATTTCCATGTCATCGACGACACCCCACCCGTGGGCATCTGCGGTAGCGGCATCGTAGATCTCATCGCGGAACTATGGCACCTCGGATACATCAATTCCCGTGGTCATCTTCAAGCCCGTGATGAACGCGTCCGCAAAGGGCACCACGGTCTCGAATTCGTCATCGTCGATGGCGCCGATTCCGGAATCGGACGCGACGTTGTTCTTGCTCAGCGTGACATCACCGAAATTCAACTCGCGAAGGCTGCCATTGCCGCCGGCATCGCCACGCTGCTCGATATTGCCAATCTGCCCCCCGACTCCGTTCAGGAGGTCGTCGTGGCGGGGGCATTCGGCAGCAACCTGAATCTTCGCAGCGCCATCGGAATCGGGCTGCTCCCAGCCTTCCCTAACGCAACATATCTCCAGATTGGCAATGCCGCCGGCACCGGCGCCACCATGGCCTTGTTATCGAGGAACGAACGAGCCCACGCCTGTACCATCGCAGACCGTGCCACTCGTATCGAGCTCAAGAAACACGAGGTTTTCAACCGATATCTTGCTCGTGCCACGCAGTTCTAG
- a CDS encoding formate--tetrahydrofolate ligase, translated as MSMGLIDVLPGVSAVTGSQRIAEKKAQRPVVPSDLEIAQAAIPIPIKYIANEAGILPHELEPYGATKAKVKLTILDRLKRKPGGKYVVVTAITPTPLGEGKTTVTVGLSQALGAHMGERVFTCIRQPSQGPTFGIKGGAAGGGYSQIIPMEDFNLHLTGDIHAITAANNLLAAAIDTRILHEREQTDEELFERLCPSEKDGSRRFSPIMIRRLRKLGITKRDPNDLTADERSLFARLDIDPESVTWRRVTDTNDRMLRGIIIGQGPDEKGVTRSTGFDIAVASEIMAVLALTTSLADMRERLGRIVIGTDYKGTPITADDLGVGGALTVLMKDAIMPNLMQTLEGTPAFVHAGPFANIAHGNSSIIADQIALKLVGKDGYVITEAGFGADIGLEKFCNIKCRESGLVPNCAVLVATIRALKMHGGGPKVVAGKSLPGAYTEENLELLQNGCTNLMKHIENVRKFGIPVVVAINRFSTDTDAEIEVVRRASLAAGAEDAVMTDNWAEGGAGAIQLGEAVMEACAKPSDFHFLYSDDASIKQKIECIVRAMYGGAGVEYSPEAEKKIELYTRQGFHHLPICMAKTHLSLSHDPALKGAPKGFIVPVRDIRASVGAGFLYPLLGKMSTMPGLSTRPGYYEIDIDTKTGRVIGLS; from the coding sequence ATGTCGATGGGCTTAATTGACGTCCTTCCGGGAGTTTCAGCAGTCACAGGGTCCCAGAGAATTGCTGAAAAGAAAGCACAGAGACCTGTTGTTCCCAGCGATCTTGAGATTGCACAGGCAGCTATCCCTATTCCGATCAAGTACATAGCAAACGAAGCCGGGATCCTGCCTCACGAACTCGAGCCATACGGCGCCACCAAGGCGAAGGTAAAACTCACGATCCTGGACAGACTTAAAAGAAAACCCGGCGGCAAATATGTGGTGGTTACGGCGATTACTCCCACACCCTTGGGAGAAGGCAAGACCACGGTGACCGTGGGATTGAGCCAGGCGCTTGGGGCTCACATGGGCGAGCGCGTATTCACGTGCATCCGGCAGCCCAGCCAGGGCCCGACCTTCGGAATCAAAGGCGGGGCGGCGGGCGGCGGTTATAGCCAGATTATCCCGATGGAGGATTTCAATCTCCACCTGACGGGGGACATTCACGCCATCACGGCTGCTAACAATCTGCTGGCAGCCGCCATCGACACACGTATTCTCCACGAGCGTGAACAGACGGATGAAGAGCTCTTCGAGCGCCTCTGCCCTTCGGAGAAAGACGGCAGCCGACGATTTAGTCCCATCATGATTCGCCGGCTGCGAAAGCTGGGGATCACGAAACGAGATCCGAACGACCTGACCGCGGACGAGCGGTCGCTCTTCGCGCGGCTTGATATCGATCCGGAAAGCGTCACCTGGCGGCGTGTAACCGACACGAACGACCGCATGCTGCGCGGAATCATCATCGGGCAAGGTCCCGACGAGAAAGGCGTGACGCGTTCGACAGGATTCGACATAGCCGTTGCGAGCGAAATCATGGCGGTCCTTGCGTTGACCACGAGCCTTGCCGATATGCGCGAACGGCTTGGCCGCATCGTGATCGGTACAGACTACAAAGGCACTCCCATCACCGCGGACGACCTTGGTGTTGGCGGTGCTTTGACGGTGCTGATGAAGGACGCGATCATGCCGAACCTGATGCAGACCCTGGAAGGCACTCCTGCGTTTGTACACGCGGGTCCGTTCGCCAATATCGCGCATGGAAACTCGTCGATTATCGCCGACCAGATCGCATTGAAACTCGTCGGCAAAGACGGTTACGTGATCACCGAAGCAGGCTTCGGCGCCGATATCGGACTGGAGAAGTTCTGCAATATCAAGTGCCGGGAGAGCGGTCTGGTTCCAAACTGCGCAGTGCTGGTGGCAACCATTCGCGCATTGAAGATGCACGGAGGCGGTCCCAAGGTGGTGGCGGGCAAATCGCTACCCGGCGCTTATACGGAAGAGAACCTCGAACTCCTCCAAAACGGCTGCACGAATTTGATGAAGCACATTGAGAACGTGCGAAAGTTCGGTATTCCGGTTGTGGTCGCGATTAATCGCTTCAGTACCGACACAGATGCGGAAATTGAAGTGGTGAGACGCGCATCGCTCGCTGCGGGAGCCGAAGACGCAGTTATGACGGATAACTGGGCCGAGGGCGGTGCCGGAGCAATACAACTAGGAGAAGCCGTAATGGAAGCATGCGCAAAACCGAGCGACTTCCATTTCCTTTATTCGGACGATGCCAGCATCAAACAGAAAATCGAGTGCATTGTTCGCGCAATGTATGGCGGTGCTGGTGTGGAGTATTCGCCTGAAGCCGAAAAGAAAATTGAACTGTACACGCGTCAAGGATTCCATCACTTGCCAATTTGCATGGCGAAGACGCACCTGAGCCTGAGTCACGATCCGGCACTCAAAGGTGCGCCAAAGGGTTTTATTGTTCCGGTACGAGATATTCGCGCGAGCGTCGGAGCAGGTTTTCTGTATCCGCTACTGGGGAAAATGAGCACGATGCCGGGGCTCTCCACTCGTCCGGGATACTACGAAATTGACATCGACACGAAGACAGGACGAGTCATCGGACTCTCATAA
- a CDS encoding FCD domain-containing protein encodes MSYSPPSIQPQRRKLHATITRELALKIIEAERHSQVIAFPNETELSSQLGVSRTVVRESMKVLVDKGMVEMRPRAGTKSRARAAWNLLDPDILSWQAELGPDARFLRDLCEVRLAIEPTAAGFAAVRASTAELDEIARSLMLREALPHDAVVQRVVELDVQFYQSMIAASHNPLLMGLTAAIREPFKTTLLHTFRTSTNIALSLKAQRDLFRALHKKDPVAASRAAERAVGVAMLAVEEKLQAEKRSAG; translated from the coding sequence ATGTCGTACTCACCTCCATCGATTCAGCCGCAACGGAGGAAACTGCACGCCACCATCACGCGTGAACTGGCGCTTAAAATCATTGAAGCTGAGCGTCACTCTCAGGTAATCGCCTTTCCGAACGAAACCGAACTCAGTTCTCAACTTGGTGTCAGCCGAACGGTAGTTCGCGAGTCGATGAAAGTCCTCGTCGATAAAGGAATGGTCGAGATGCGTCCGCGCGCGGGGACGAAATCACGCGCTCGCGCTGCCTGGAACTTGCTCGATCCGGACATCCTCTCCTGGCAGGCAGAGTTGGGTCCCGACGCCCGGTTCCTTCGCGACCTATGTGAAGTTCGACTAGCAATTGAACCAACGGCAGCGGGATTCGCAGCGGTGCGTGCCAGTACTGCGGAACTTGACGAAATCGCACGTAGCCTCATGTTGCGGGAAGCGCTGCCGCACGATGCTGTCGTGCAACGCGTGGTGGAGTTGGACGTTCAGTTTTATCAATCGATGATTGCCGCGAGTCACAATCCTCTCCTGATGGGGCTTACCGCGGCGATTCGCGAACCATTCAAGACGACTCTACTTCACACCTTCCGTACGTCCACGAATATTGCCCTCAGTCTCAAAGCGCAGCGAGACCTCTTCCGCGCCCTTCACAAAAAGGATCCGGTCGCCGCCAGTCGCGCGGCCGAACGCGCCGTGGGTGTGGCTATGCTCGCTGTCGAAGAGAAATTACAGGCAGAAAAGAGAAGCGCCGGCTAG
- a CDS encoding dihydropteroate synthase, with amino-acid sequence MLIIGEKINGTRKLVGKAVLERDADHIRRLAISQVEAGADALDINAGTPPDREPDDIVWLINTVQEVVDKPLCLDSPNPAALIAGLSATKQLPIINSISAEPHRLTGVLPLVARHGCRVLALALDGGTIPNTPEGRMGIIRRLFEETRKADVPDSNMYVDALVMSVGTDSNACLVTLATMRAIRAEFPDAHLTAGLSNVSFGLPARTLLNRAFLTLAIEAGLDSAIIDPTDRGIMETLYATNAVLGKDRHCAQYNRAFRAGKIGTKPEEKKPEPVAVS; translated from the coding sequence ATGTTGATCATCGGAGAAAAGATAAACGGTACTCGCAAGTTAGTTGGCAAAGCGGTGCTCGAGCGCGACGCTGATCACATACGTCGCCTTGCAATTTCGCAGGTAGAAGCCGGTGCCGACGCCTTGGACATCAACGCGGGTACGCCTCCCGATCGTGAACCTGACGACATAGTCTGGCTGATCAACACCGTGCAGGAAGTCGTGGACAAGCCCCTCTGTCTGGATAGTCCGAATCCGGCAGCTTTGATTGCCGGTCTTAGCGCAACGAAGCAGTTGCCAATCATCAACTCCATTAGCGCGGAGCCGCACCGGCTTACGGGCGTGCTCCCGCTGGTCGCCCGGCATGGCTGCCGAGTGCTGGCGCTCGCGCTGGATGGCGGCACGATCCCGAATACGCCGGAAGGCAGAATGGGGATCATCCGTCGACTGTTTGAAGAGACCCGCAAGGCGGACGTCCCCGACAGCAACATGTACGTCGACGCCCTGGTTATGTCCGTAGGGACAGACAGCAATGCGTGCCTCGTCACTCTTGCGACCATGCGTGCGATTCGCGCCGAGTTTCCGGACGCTCACCTGACCGCCGGACTAAGCAATGTCTCTTTCGGATTGCCGGCTCGAACTCTGCTGAACCGTGCATTCCTTACGCTCGCTATCGAAGCCGGGCTGGACTCCGCGATTATCGATCCAACCGACCGCGGAATCATGGAAACCCTCTACGCCACCAACGCGGTTCTTGGCAAAGACCGTCATTGTGCGCAGTACAACCGGGCTTTCCGCGCAGGCAAGATCGGCACCAAGCCGGAGGAAAAGAAGCCCGAACCCGTTGCCGTGAGTTAG
- a CDS encoding methylenetetrahydrofolate reductase C-terminal domain-containing protein, translated as MSRYAEALLNPSAFAITWELVPGRGAIEKAQEAVLITAEQAARTGKVHALTITDNPGGTPALSAAMLASDVAKLGVEPLIHVTCKDKNRNELESLLYGLERASVRNLLVMTGDYPKDGLLGAPKPVFDLDPVTLLWLIGRLNEGAEIPTLKGSTKLTPTSFFAGVAASPFKVREAEQMGQYYKLAKKVRAGAKFIVSQIGFDARKFHELLLVTKKLGSGQVPVVGNIYMLPLGAARLMNRNGLPGCIVSNKLLAEIEQEATGPDKGKQKRIERAAKMFAVLKGMGYDGAHISGFAMTCDDLEQIIGRGEELAGNWQDLVREFEYPSEDGWYYFEKDHTTGLNSDLPAQRGPRKKVTVGYRAFRALHELMFEKSGPLFGPMQRLSQAVDGSRLEGAFTTFEQVIKGFANECLHCGDCAMLDTGYLCPQSQCPKNQRNGPCGGSFNGYCEKFPGERECVWIRTYERLKSESKEDLIGDFQVPPINYELANKSSWINFYLGRDHSAERIGIAKVPPKKKSGPA; from the coding sequence ATGTCACGCTACGCCGAAGCGCTCCTCAACCCATCTGCATTCGCCATCACCTGGGAACTAGTTCCCGGCCGAGGGGCAATCGAGAAAGCACAGGAAGCTGTCCTTATTACGGCCGAGCAGGCGGCTCGCACTGGCAAGGTTCACGCACTCACCATCACTGACAATCCGGGTGGAACTCCGGCATTATCTGCGGCGATGCTCGCCAGCGATGTGGCGAAGCTGGGCGTCGAGCCGCTGATTCACGTCACTTGTAAAGACAAGAACCGTAACGAACTCGAAAGCTTGCTTTACGGCCTTGAGCGCGCGAGCGTTCGGAATCTGCTGGTGATGACCGGCGACTATCCCAAGGATGGATTGTTGGGAGCGCCTAAACCGGTCTTCGACCTGGATCCTGTCACGCTGTTGTGGCTAATCGGAAGGTTGAACGAGGGCGCAGAGATTCCAACGTTGAAGGGCAGCACCAAGCTCACTCCGACCAGCTTTTTCGCTGGAGTGGCAGCGAGTCCCTTCAAAGTCCGCGAAGCCGAGCAGATGGGCCAGTACTACAAGCTGGCGAAAAAGGTCAGGGCTGGCGCGAAATTCATCGTCTCGCAGATTGGGTTCGATGCCCGGAAGTTTCACGAACTGCTTCTGGTAACGAAAAAGTTAGGTTCCGGACAGGTTCCTGTGGTCGGAAACATCTATATGCTTCCGCTGGGAGCGGCCAGACTGATGAACAGGAACGGTCTGCCCGGATGTATCGTTTCCAACAAGTTGCTCGCGGAGATTGAGCAGGAGGCGACTGGGCCGGACAAGGGGAAGCAGAAGCGGATCGAACGTGCCGCAAAGATGTTCGCTGTCTTGAAAGGTATGGGCTACGACGGGGCACATATCTCGGGCTTCGCAATGACCTGCGACGACTTAGAGCAAATTATCGGGCGTGGAGAGGAACTAGCCGGAAACTGGCAGGATCTGGTGCGGGAATTCGAGTACCCGTCTGAAGACGGCTGGTACTACTTCGAAAAGGATCATACGACCGGCCTGAACTCCGATCTCCCAGCACAGCGAGGCCCGCGGAAGAAGGTCACCGTTGGCTATCGCGCATTCAGGGCCCTGCACGAACTGATGTTCGAAAAATCGGGACCGCTATTCGGACCGATGCAACGCCTCTCGCAGGCCGTGGATGGCAGCCGCTTGGAAGGCGCGTTTACCACATTCGAGCAGGTGATAAAAGGGTTCGCCAACGAGTGTCTCCATTGCGGCGACTGCGCGATGCTCGACACCGGGTATCTCTGTCCGCAGAGTCAGTGCCCTAAGAACCAGCGCAACGGTCCCTGCGGCGGCAGTTTCAACGGATATTGCGAAAAATTTCCGGGCGAGCGCGAATGCGTCTGGATTCGCACGTATGAGCGGCTGAAGAGTGAATCTAAAGAAGATTTGATCGGCGATTTTCAAGTACCACCGATTAACTATGAACTCGCCAACAAGTCGTCTTGGATCAACTTCTACCTAGGACGCGACCATTCGGCCGAGCGGATCGGGATCGCCAAAGTTCCACCCAAGAAGAAATCCGGACCTGCCTGA
- a CDS encoding cobalamin-dependent protein (Presence of a B(12) (cobalamin)-binding domain implies dependence on cobalamin itself, in one of its several forms, or in some unusual lineages, dependence on a cobalamin-like analog.) gives MPTMEEIKNALSDLNEDTTLQLVQDALREGHPAFEILKACQEGMTDVGKRFECQDYFVSDLMMSGEIFKQISALLEPHLKAGGAQSAGKIVFGTVKGDIHDIGKDIVINMLKSANFEVIDLGVDVSPDKFVSAIKESGATVVGMSGLLTLAFDSMKATISALETAGVRKQVRVMIGGGPVDGNVCKIVGADDWGSDAQQAVKLAKGWLEAVPA, from the coding sequence ATGCCCACGATGGAAGAGATTAAGAACGCGCTGTCAGATCTGAATGAAGACACGACGCTGCAACTGGTGCAGGACGCCCTTCGCGAAGGACATCCGGCGTTCGAAATTCTTAAAGCCTGCCAGGAAGGAATGACCGACGTTGGAAAGCGGTTTGAATGCCAAGATTATTTCGTCTCCGACCTGATGATGTCCGGCGAAATCTTCAAGCAAATCAGCGCATTGCTCGAGCCGCATCTCAAGGCAGGAGGCGCACAGTCCGCTGGCAAGATCGTGTTCGGAACCGTGAAGGGCGACATTCACGACATCGGTAAGGACATTGTCATCAACATGCTGAAGTCGGCAAACTTCGAAGTGATCGATCTCGGTGTCGATGTGTCACCCGACAAGTTCGTCTCTGCCATCAAGGAAAGTGGCGCAACCGTCGTTGGCATGTCTGGCTTGTTGACGCTTGCGTTTGACTCCATGAAAGCCACTATCAGCGCACTCGAAACAGCAGGCGTTCGCAAACAGGTCCGCGTCATGATCGGCGGCGGCCCGGTTGACGGAAACGTTTGTAAGATCGTTGGCGCGGACGATTGGGGTTCCGACGCCCAGCAGGCGGTAAAGCTCGCAAAGGGCTGGCTCGAAGCGGTTCCAGCGTAG